In Chanodichthys erythropterus isolate Z2021 chromosome 7, ASM2448905v1, whole genome shotgun sequence, a genomic segment contains:
- the LOC137022700 gene encoding extracellular calcium-sensing receptor-like, which translates to MWIMLNICLCLSFKCISAASIIKSGTCQLQGRFKLNGMYKDGDVILGGLFEVHFFTVFPELSFRAEPEPPFCEKFDMESFQQAQTMVFAIEEINKNPNLLPNITLGYHIYDNCVMLGMAFRAAITLVSGTEDSFSNLNCTGPPPVIGIVGDPGSTPSIAISSVLGLFRVPIVSHYATCSCLSDRKKYPSFFRTIPSDAFQVRAMVQILRHFGWTWVGLLYSDDDYGIYASVSFQQEMQLFGGCVAFSEILPHDNNPKDIQRIMSVIQASTARVVVVFSTSSYLIPLMDEVVLQNLTGRQWIASEAWATSPVFHSPHFLPFLGGTLGIAIRRGEIQRLKDFLLRLCPSHDPRNNMLRIFWENMFSCIFETGGKETNGEQMKKVCTGEEDLNTTDTPYTDVSGLRAAYNVYKAVYALAHALHDLMQCEEGRGPFNGNNCADIINLKPWQLVHYLQKVNFITGFGDHVSFDKNGDALAIYDVLNWQPSSDGSIRVKTVGVVNEGPGTGKVLTLDEDALYWNFQMKKPPHSVCSESCPPGTRQAMRKGHPVCCFDCMPCRDGEISNTTDAIECTMCPDEFWSNPDKDQCVPKEVEFLSYEDPLGISLITASLLGTCFCALVMVIFAHHRNTPIVRANNSELSFLLLLSLKLCFLCVLLFIGQPQLWTCQLRHAVFGISFVLCVSSILVKTMVVIAVFKSSRPEGKGAMKWFGAAQQRCTVLVLTALQVVICAVWLSTASPTPHKNNQYIRSKIVYECDIGSVAGFSMLLGYIGLLAAVSFMLAFLARNLPDNFNEAKFITFSMLIFCAVWIAFVPAYVSSPGKYAVAVEIFAILASSFGLLVAIFAPKCYIILLHPERNTKKAIMGRETQKR; encoded by the exons atgtgGATCATGCTAAACATCTGCCTGTGTCTGTCTTTTAAGTGCATCTCTGCAGCATCAATCATCAAATCAGGTACCTGTCAGCTCCAAGGACGCTTCAAGTTGAATGGAATGTACAAGGATGGAGATGTTATACTTGGAGGCCTATTTGAGGTTCATTTTTTCACAGTGTTCCCAGAGCTGAGCTTCAGAGCAGAGCCAGAACCACCATTTTGTGAAAA ATTTGATATGGAAAGCTTCCAGCAGGCACAGACCATGGTTTTTGCTATAGAGGAGATCAATAAGAATCCAAACCTGCTCCCAAACATCACTCTTGGTTACCACATTTATGACAACTGTGTGATGCTAGGGATGGCGTTTCGGGCTGCCATAACCCTGGTTAGCGGGACAGAGGATTCATTCTCCAACCTAAACTGCACTGGCCCTCCTCCAGTGATTGGGATTGTGGGGGATCCAGGATCAACTCCATCCATTGCGATTTCCAGTGTTCTGGGGCTGTTTAGAGTACCTATA GTTAGTCACTATGCCACCTGCTCCTGTTTGAGTGACAGGAAAAAATACCCCTCTTTCTTCAGAACAATCCCCAGTGATGCCTTCCAGGTGCGGGCTATGGTTCAGATCTTGAGGCATTTTGGATGGACCTGGGTTGGTCTCCTCTACAGTGATGACGACTACGGAATCTATGCTTCTGTTTCCTTTCAGCAGGAAATGCAGCTGTTTGGAGGCTGTGTTGCTTTTTCTGAAATCTTGCCCCATGATAACAACCCCAAAGATATTCAACGTATAATGAGTGTGATTCAGGCCTCTACAGCAAGAGTGGTGGTTGTTTTTTCTACTTCATCCTATCTGATACCTTTGATGGATGAGGTGGTGTTGCAAAATCTGACAGGCAGGCAGTGGATTGCGAGTGAAGCTTGGGCCACTTCACCCGTGTTTCACAGTCCACATTTCCTGCCCTTCCTGGGGGGCACACTGGGCATCGCCATCAGGCGTGGAGAGATTCAGAGACTTAAAGACTTTCTGCTACGTCTCTGTCCCAGCCATGACCCAAGAAATAATATGTTGAGGATCTTCTGGGAGAACATGTTCAGTTGCATTTTTGAAACTGGAGGTAAAGAGACAAATGGAGAACAAATGAAAAAGGTGTGTACAGGAGAGGAGGATCTGAACACCACGGACACACCATACACTGATGTTTCAGGTTTGAGGGCAGCTTATAATGTCTATAAGGCAGTTTATGCCCTGGCACATGCGCTTCATGACTTGATGCAGTGTGAGGAGGGTAGAGGACCATTCAATGGGAACAACTGTGCTGACATAATCAACCTAAAACCCTGGCAG CTTGTTCACTACCTACAGAAAGTGAACTTCATTACAGGCTTTGGGGATCATGTGTCATTTGATAAGAATGGAGATGCTCTGGCCATCTATGATGTGTTGAACTGGCAGCCGAGCTCTGATGGGTCAATAAGGGTAAAAACGGTTGGTGTAGTAAATGAAGGGCCAGGAACAGGGAAGGTGCTCACACTGGATGAGGATGCATTATATTGGAATTTTCAGATGAAAAAG CCCCCACATTCTGTGTGCAGTGAGAGCTGCCCCCCAGGAACCAGACAAGCCATGAGGAAGGGCCATCCTGTCTGCTGTTTTGACTGCATGCCATGCAGAGATGGAGAGATTTCTAATACAACAG ATGCCATAGAGTGCACAATGTGTCCAGATGAGTTCTGGTCTAATCCAGATAAGGATCAGTGTGTCCCCAAAGAAGTAGAGTTTCTGTCCTATGAGGATCCTCTCGGCATCTCTCTGATCACTGCTTCCCTGCTTGGCACCTGTTTCTGTGCTCTTGTAATGGTCATCTTTGCACATCATCGTAACACTCCCATAGTACGCGCCAACAATTCAGAGCTCAGCTTCCTTCTGCTGTTGTCTCTCAAACTGTGTTTCCTATGTGTTCTGTTATTTATTGGCCAGCCTCAGTTGTGGACGTGTCAGTTAAGACATGCTGTGTTTGGCATAAGCTTTGTCCTGTGCGTCTCCAGCATCCTGGTCAAGACTATGGTGGTAATAGCTGTTTTTAAGTCATCTCGACCAGAGGGTAAAGGTGCAATGAAATGGTTTGGAGCAGCTCAACAAAGATGCACAGTTCTGGTCCTAACTGCCCTCCAGGTTGTGATATGTGCAGTCTGGCTATCAACTGCCTCTCCAACACCCCATAAAAACAACCAGTATATCCGCTCAAAAATAGTATATGAATGTGATATTGGCTCAGTGGCTGGTTTTTCTATGCTGCTGGGATACATTGGCCTGTTGGCAGCAGTAAGCTTCATGTTAGCTTTCCTGGCGAGAAACCTTCCAGATAATTTTAATGAAGCAAAGTTTATCACATTCAGCATGTTGATCTTCTGTGCTGTGTGGATTGCGTTTGTTCCTGCATATGTGAGCTCACCAGGGAAATATGCAGTAGCTGTGGAGATATTTGCCATTTTAGCTTCCAGTTTTGGATTACTGGTAGCCATTTTTGCCCCAAAGTGCTACATCATTCTTTTACATCCAGAAAGAAACACTAAAAAAGCCATCATGGGAAGAGAAACACAAAAGAGATAG